The following proteins come from a genomic window of Geminicoccaceae bacterium SCSIO 64248:
- a CDS encoding efflux RND transporter periplasmic adaptor subunit, whose product MTSVFAPVRNGWTRMAALGAGLVVLAACGEGDAPANQAGGGAAPPPPAVTVAEVSEAPVTPSFDFLGRVTAIDTVDVRARVEGFLDKRNFTEGDDVKAGDVLFVIEQEPYQIALDQRRSELARAEADARNAQLQLDRGLELQRNRNIPESTVDDRRTAKIVADASVLEAQAAVRDAEIDLSYTEIKAPIDGRIGRSAYSVGNLVGPSSDILATVVSQDPVYVTFPVSSRQVLDVRRQEIEAGATQKLVAHVRLPDGTEYPDAGEINFLDIRVNQETDTVDVRATFANPDRLLFPGQFVNVVVEQGEPVTRVTVPAAAVQIGQGGRSVLVVKDDNVVEARQIVAGEQIGRNLVVQDGLRAGERVIVEGMQKARPGSPVTPTPQQAPQGA is encoded by the coding sequence ATGACGAGCGTGTTTGCTCCCGTTCGGAACGGTTGGACGCGCATGGCGGCGCTCGGTGCCGGCCTGGTCGTCCTGGCCGCATGCGGCGAGGGCGATGCCCCGGCCAACCAGGCCGGTGGCGGCGCGGCGCCGCCTCCGCCCGCCGTGACGGTCGCGGAGGTCTCCGAAGCGCCGGTCACGCCAAGCTTCGATTTTCTCGGGCGGGTCACGGCGATCGACACGGTCGACGTCCGGGCGCGCGTCGAAGGCTTCCTCGACAAGCGCAACTTCACGGAAGGCGACGACGTCAAGGCGGGCGACGTCCTGTTCGTGATCGAGCAGGAGCCCTACCAGATCGCTCTCGACCAGCGGCGCTCCGAGCTGGCCCGGGCGGAAGCCGACGCGCGCAACGCCCAGCTCCAGCTGGATCGCGGCCTCGAGCTGCAGCGCAACCGCAACATTCCCGAATCGACCGTCGACGACCGGCGGACAGCCAAGATCGTCGCCGACGCATCGGTGCTGGAGGCCCAGGCGGCCGTGCGCGACGCCGAGATCGACCTCAGCTACACGGAGATCAAGGCGCCGATCGACGGGCGGATCGGGCGCAGCGCGTACTCCGTGGGCAATCTGGTCGGGCCGAGTTCCGACATCCTCGCGACCGTGGTCAGCCAGGATCCGGTCTACGTGACCTTCCCGGTCAGCTCGCGCCAGGTGCTCGACGTGCGTCGCCAGGAGATCGAGGCCGGCGCGACGCAGAAGCTGGTGGCGCATGTGAGGCTGCCGGACGGCACGGAATATCCGGATGCGGGCGAGATCAACTTCCTGGACATCCGCGTCAATCAGGAAACCGATACCGTCGACGTGCGCGCGACCTTCGCCAATCCCGACCGGCTCCTGTTCCCCGGCCAGTTCGTGAACGTCGTGGTCGAGCAGGGTGAGCCGGTCACGCGGGTGACGGTGCCGGCCGCCGCCGTGCAGATCGGCCAGGGCGGCCGGTCGGTGCTCGTGGTCAAGGACGACAATGTCGTCGAGGCGAGGCAGATCGTCGCCGGCGAGCAGATCGGACGCAATCTCGTGGTGCAGGACGGCCTGCGCGCGGGCGAGCGGGTGATCGTCGAGGGCATGCAGAAGGCCAGGCCCGGATCGCCGGTCACGCCTACGCCGCAGCAAGCGCCGCAAGGAGCCTGA